AGCACTTAATTATCAGATAACAAGAGTAAAAATGACAAAAGGAAGAGATAATTGAAATTTCCATTACTTGAATTGTGAAGTGATTAACAGTGTGGATAAAGTAAGGTTAAAGCGACAGATGAGGATGAGGAAATAGTATTGTCGTAGGgttattttttttgtacttgttaggatttttattctatgttaaagtaagatgaaagtggggtagtgggtgaattaaattttttttttttgacggatggttgaattatttattatattaaaaaGATGATGCGAGTAAGTGAGGGAAccacaagaaagagaaaaatattaatataattgaaaatatggaccaaaacatgtcaaaaaaaaaaagtatgtctctttttaaaatacggtctTTAAATAAAgtatatctctttttaaaataccgagagagtttgttaaaaaaaaaaaaaaaaaaataccgagagtttgttaaaaaaaaaattaaaaaaaaagtgaagaagtcatacgacatttacaatgATTCTCATGCTTTGTGAattaaaaacagaaatttagccTAGTGTTTAAAATTGACTTGTGTACGGTAGTTATCAGGTTCGAATCTTTCCACCctgtttgtaatttgtattacCCTCGTatctcattcgcaccaaaagagaagaagaaaacgGAAAAAAAGAATAACACAATTTTTACCACcaaaagagaagaagaaaaagaaaaacaaaaaaaagaatgaCATACTTCGTAATTTTTACCTTTGATGCGAGCATCAATTTTACGCTTTTTCGATGCTTCCCGGCCACCTTATGAAATACGGAGTGCATAATAATAGTGCAcactttgaattaaaaaaagagGAATGATATCCACTTGAGTTAGCTTATGCTTTGTGGATGCAATGGCGATGATGGCGCGCTGATTATTTTAATACTTGAAACATAAGGAACATGCGATCGATCTGATTACCACTGATGATAGCCAAGTGACTAAGCAAGCTCCATTCATATTTAAATGATTTTGTTTATCCCAATTTCTACACTTTTACCAaaagaaagaagagaaaaaaaagaatAGGTTCAATTTAATcgaattttttatttgaaattttttttacgTAGGAAAATTCATGCATTAATTCCCTTAAATTCACTCAACTAAGCTTAAATGCAGAATGCAGTGCAAATATCTCCTGTCCATGTACCTTACAACTTAATCAGAAATTAGAGTGATCTCTTCTTAgctaattaaataattagtgtCTTTTCTAACATCTGTAGGATCTGAACAACACAATTCTGTCAAACGCTGTAAAAGGTAAGCTTCGACGCTCCAATTACCCCGTACCAGTCTCCAGCATCGACATATGTGATAATGTATACATAAGTATTATTTATATGATTTTGCAGCATTTTCACCCCTGAAAATCAGAATGGGTGGAACATTACAGGATAAGCTAATctatcaaacaaattaccaaCAAACTTGTAACCCATTTGTCAAGAATATCTCTCAACTTCTTAGTTTCTCAGAAGGCTGTCTTCCCATGGCGCGATGGGATGACCTCAACAAGTTCTTCACAGATACAGGGTATCTACTTATTTCAATCTCGCTCGCTCCACTTTTATCAACACATTCTTTTACTAATAATTAATATGCCTAACTAAACAAATGCATCTTTCATATTGGCATTTCTGTAACCAGGGCTGTTGTTACATTCGGGTTGAATGCGCTTACAGGAAGAACTATACACCCAGATGGGTCAGCAGAAGGAGCTTGGGATCCTAGCAACGCCGAATCACTTTTGAGGTACACAGTCAACAAGAGATACACTATCTACGGATGGGAACTTGGTATGAACTTCTCAAGAGTGAATTGCTCACAAGTTTTCAAGCAAATCAAACTAGTCTTACAtatttttgatgttttgaacaACTGATAGGAAATGAACTGAGTGGAAATGGAATTGGTGCGAGGGTAACAGCTCAGCAGTATGCTTCAGATGTACAAACCCTGCAACATTTGATTGAAAAGGTGTATGTAGGCTCTGAGACAAAGCCTATACTGCTTGGCCCTGGAGGATTTTTTGATGCTGCGTGGTTCGCTGAGTTTATTGGAAAAACAACCAAGTCTCTCCAAGCTATCACCCACCATGTCTATAATCTTGGTGCAGGTAAAAGTGTAAAACTCACCCATTCAAAATCATCTGACTCAAAATATAAGGAACCAGCACCCAATCAGTCTCCATATCAGTCTAAATTTTCATGGGATTAGTATAACTAACATGGCTATGCACACCTACAGATGGTTGTGTGTCAGGCCAGGTCGGGCTTCGAGCCGAGTCCACTGGCCGTGGGCCTGAGCGGGCCATGCTCACGCCAAGCCTACACTGTATTGTGCCGAGTTCAGCCGAGCCGAAAGGTTCAAAATAGGGCCCAGGCCCACGGGCCGTCGTGCCTACGCCTACTTTTACAAACTTAAGCGTACTTTGGCGTGCTTTTTCGGAAAAAAGGCAGCCCAGGCCCGACCCACGACTTCTTGCTCGTGTCGGGTCGTGTTTTTTCGAGCCTGAGACGGACCAGACTTTTTCAACCTTTTTTTCTTAATCTGGTTTTCAGGTGACGACAACGGCCTTGTGGGTAGGATATTAGATCCATCCCTCCTTAACAGGGAAGCAAGTGTATTCAGAAACATCCAACAGGACATAAGGAATTCAGGGACTTCAGCTGCTGCTTGGGTTGGTGAAGCAGGTGGTGCTTTTAACAGTGGTCGCAATCATGTGACAAATGCTTTTGTCATGAGCTTCTGGTAAGCTTTTCCACATCATTCAGCCACTTAAACACAACTGATGAATTCCCTTAGCTTAAGTTTCTGGGCTTTTATAAACAACAATAGGTACTTAGATCAGCTAGGAATGGCAGCAACCTATGATACCAAAACTTATTGCAGACAAACTTTGATTGGAGGAAACTATGGGCTTCTTGATAAATCCAGTTTTGTGCCAAATCCTGATTATTACAGGTATTATAAGTCTAACTATGAATTGTATTGCTACATTTGTGAAGCAAAAACACACAATTTTTGAAATCACAAAAAAGTTGTATTATTACTGACTTGTGATATTTGTAGTGCTCTTCTTTGGCACCGTTTGATGGGAAAACAAGTTCTCTCCACAACCGTTTCTGGGACGAGTAATTTACGAGCTTACACTCATTGCTCGAAGCAATCTGTGAGTACTATCAATTCCCATATCAAGGTCTTACTACATATGGTTTTAAAAATGTATTTACTGCGTATTTCAGCCACTTCAGTCAAAACAATACGAAGCATTTCCTACAACAGTTGTATACTTTCTATATTTTTTATCAAGGAAAAAGAATGTCACCCCATACAAATTTGAAACCTTTTATTTAAAGTTGATTATTTCATGACAGTTCAGTAGAGAAAAGACAGGAAATAGTGTAAGAAGAGGCTAAGTTTGATCTGACATACCGTGTTTATTCATTCAGCAAGGCATCACATTGCTCTTAATCAACCTCGAAGCTGAGGTGACCTTTAGAGTCAACATATCTACAGAAACAGGCAGCATTTTAGCACAAAGCAGCGGTTCATTTGCTAGGAAATCCAAGTTTGAAAAAATGCCAataatcatgaatacaagagaAGAATACCACCTGACGGCCCCTGGTAGAGATTTGAGCAGCAAAAAAGTGCTTCTAAATGGGAGAGTTTTGTCTGTCGATTCCTCCGGAAGCATTCCATTACTGAAACCTGCAATTGTACATTTAAATGATCCAATAACTGTTGCGCCATTCTCGGCTGCATTTGTACATATACCGAGCATTGTTTCACATGCTTGTAAATAGAAACAGATACATATCACAATAGATTCAAATAGAAAGATAGAGCACAAATGTAAAAAGTATCATAGTGAAGCTTCATTATTCGTAGC
This sequence is a window from Spinacia oleracea cultivar Varoflay chromosome 1, BTI_SOV_V1, whole genome shotgun sequence. Protein-coding genes within it:
- the LOC110801137 gene encoding heparanase-like protein 3 codes for the protein MVTSIVSLVVLACILYLIINHSVESPKHKTVGVYFNTTAPEIARTDDDYICATLDWWPSDKCDYGSCSWGEASLLNLDLNNTILSNAVKAFSPLKIRMGGTLQDKLIYQTNYQQTCNPFVKNISQLLSFSEGCLPMARWDDLNKFFTDTGAVVTFGLNALTGRTIHPDGSAEGAWDPSNAESLLRYTVNKRYTIYGWELGNELSGNGIGARVTAQQYASDVQTLQHLIEKVYVGSETKPILLGPGGFFDAAWFAEFIGKTTKSLQAITHHVYNLGAGDDNGLVGRILDPSLLNREASVFRNIQQDIRNSGTSAAAWVGEAGGAFNSGRNHVTNAFVMSFWYLDQLGMAATYDTKTYCRQTLIGGNYGLLDKSSFVPNPDYYSALLWHRLMGKQVLSTTVSGTSNLRAYTHCSKQSQGITLLLINLEAEVTFRVNISTETGSILAQSSGSFARKSKFEKMPIIMNTREEYHLTAPGRDLSSKKVLLNGRVLSVDSSGSIPLLKPAIVHLNDPITVAPFSAAFVHIPSIVSHACK